GCTTCTGATGATAACAATGCATTGATAGATCTGGCAGGCACGCAAGCTGCAATTGAGATGATGCGCCCGCATTTTGACCTGATTATTCTCAATACTCCCGGAGTATTTGGTAGCGCAACAGGGCCGGCTTTGTCGCAACTTGCCGATGGCACCATAATGGTGGTGGCCGCAGAATCTACCCGCCGCCCTGTAGTGCTGAAAGTGAAAGAAAACATTATTGCCAATGGAGGAAAAGTCATTGGCGCTGTTATGAACAAACGCCGCAAACACATTCCAAGCTTGTTCTATTATTTATTCCTAAGCCGCTAAATTACTCAGGCCCCTTGCCAGTTAGCCGTAACCAGCTTTGCAACAGCAACTGATGCAGTAAATAACACCGCACTGCCCAAGAGTGCCTGAAGCAACACAGCGCCTTGCTTAAGCTGCGCTGTTTTACCGCTTCAATAAGCAATCGCCATTGTAAGCGGCAATCGATGCTCTTATAGTGTTGTTGCAATGCTTTTTCCTGCATAGCATTGAGGGGCACTTCCTGTTGTAAAATATTATCTGAATCACGCAGATGACGCAGGTCTTCAATGGAATGCTGACCGCTAAGAGAATTCGAGCGCACCACCGATACATAGCCCTGCGTAGGAATAAGCAGTAGCTTCGCCCCCAATGCAAGCGCTCTGGCATAAAGCTCAAAATCTTCGCCCAATCGCATTGCTTCCTGATAGCGCAAATTGTGTTTTTGCAGAAACTCACGGCGCATTAGCGGCTTTATAAAACCTAACTCATTGCGTTGACGCTTATTATTGGTGACATTGGACAATACAAAATGCTCAAAATCTACCATAAGCGGTTTTGTAAGGCTTTCCCCCAGCAGCGCAGTGCGCGCCCCGTTGATATCTTCTTCGCTTACCTGCCACATGTCATCTGCTATAAAATCAGCTTTATCCTTATGTGCTAACAGCGTAGCCATCCGGCCCTCGACGAAGAAATCATCCGAATCCAACACCCCAACCCACGGCATGGTTGTCGCATCCAATGCACGATTGCGCGCTGCCGAAGGCCCGGCATTGCTCACTTGTTGCAGCACCAGTAAGCGGTCGCTACCATCATCGCACGCCTTCGCAGCGGCGACGGAGTTGTCGCCAGAAGCATCATCAACCACAATCACCTGTCCCACCTCAGGCTCTTGTAAGGCCGATGTTATCGCTCGCGCAATAGTGCTCTCGCAGTTATATGCGGCAATAATTACAGTTATTTGGGGGGCTATAACATCTTGGCTCATTATTTAACCACCGATTTATTGTATAAACTAAGCAGAATGCTTTTTATGAATTTAAATTCAAATAGCAATAGCAGTATAGCATAAAGCATTGCGCCTAAAGCAGC
This region of Alphaproteobacteria bacterium genomic DNA includes:
- a CDS encoding glycosyltransferase, with the translated sequence MSQDVIAPQITVIIAAYNCESTIARAITSALQEPEVGQVIVVDDASGDNSVAAAKACDDGSDRLLVLQQVSNAGPSAARNRALDATTMPWVGVLDSDDFFVEGRMATLLAHKDKADFIADDMWQVSEEDINGARTALLGESLTKPLMVDFEHFVLSNVTNNKRQRNELGFIKPLMRREFLQKHNLRYQEAMRLGEDFELYARALALGAKLLLIPTQGYVSVVRSNSLSGQHSIEDLRHLRDSDNILQQEVPLNAMQEKALQQHYKSIDCRLQWRLLIEAVKQRSLSKALCCFRHSWAVRCYLLHQLLLQSWLRLTGKGPE